A genomic segment from Rickettsia endosymbiont of Lasioglossum villosulum encodes:
- the ubiG gene encoding bifunctional 2-polyprenyl-6-hydroxyphenol methylase/3-demethylubiquinol 3-O-methyltransferase UbiG, whose product MSSVNKNELEKFEKISHSWWNKDGEFGILHRINPIRLNYIIEKIKSHYNDISDLEILDVGCGGGLIATNLAMQGFKVTAIDALQSNIDTALAYATENNIKVNYLKSTIEELENDKQYDVVICLEVIEHVENVQEFMLNLVKRIKPKGMAIISTINRTKKAYLLGIIAAEYILGWVPKNTHDYSKFLKPSEIYEMLENTNIEIEEIKGLVYNMAEDKWVLSDDDIDVNYFMYLKKNDNPSLRGA is encoded by the coding sequence ATGTCTTCAGTTAATAAAAACGAATTAGAAAAATTTGAGAAAATCTCTCATAGTTGGTGGAATAAGGATGGGGAGTTCGGTATTTTACACCGCATAAATCCTATTCGCCTTAACTATATAATAGAGAAGATAAAATCGCATTACAACGATATTTCTGATTTGGAAATATTAGATGTAGGTTGTGGTGGCGGTTTAATTGCTACTAATCTTGCAATGCAAGGTTTTAAGGTTACGGCTATTGATGCTTTGCAAAGTAATATCGATACTGCTTTGGCTTATGCGACGGAAAATAATATTAAGGTAAATTATTTAAAAAGCACTATAGAAGAATTAGAAAACGATAAGCAATATGATGTAGTGATTTGCCTTGAAGTTATCGAGCATGTGGAAAATGTTCAAGAATTTATGCTTAATTTGGTAAAGCGTATTAAGCCAAAAGGTATGGCTATAATTTCTACGATTAACCGCACCAAAAAAGCTTATTTACTTGGGATAATAGCAGCTGAGTATATACTTGGATGGGTGCCGAAAAATACCCATGATTATAGTAAGTTTCTAAAACCATCTGAAATTTATGAGATGCTAGAAAATACCAATATAGAAATTGAGGAAATAAAAGGCTTGGTGTATAACATGGCAGAAGACAAATGGGTATTAAGTGACGATGATATAGACGTAAATTATTTTATGTATTTGAAGAAAAATGATAACCCGTCATTGCGAGGAGCGTAG
- a CDS encoding Fic family protein — protein MQINLKFKPNYKITPQVMNSLMRIEAVKAEILHLPLNPTVLSSLRETARLYTTHYSTMIEGNRLDADQIKNIVQHQEHFPRREQDEHEVKGYYAALMQVEKWVAQNIKITESIIQIIHALVMSNGKTNVKPTKYRDGQNVIKDSGTKKIIYMPPEAKDVKNLMHNMVLWINNNELPFPVIAAIAHYQFATIHPYYDGNGRTARLLTTLILHLGGYDLKGLYSLEEYYAKNLGAYYEAISIGHHNYYMGHAEADITGWVEYFINGMAISFEKVLNQMQEVSNKELPDMSALLRKLDPKQRKVLELFKQFEVVTSSQIGKVFGFKPRTSAKLCADWVDQGFLKIVDSSNKGRKYGLDDKYSKLV, from the coding sequence ATGCAGATAAATCTAAAATTTAAACCAAACTATAAAATAACTCCTCAAGTTATGAACTCATTAATGCGTATTGAAGCTGTTAAAGCTGAAATACTGCATTTGCCATTAAATCCTACTGTTCTTAGTTCTTTAAGAGAAACTGCACGTCTTTATACTACACATTATTCTACTATGATTGAGGGGAATAGGCTTGATGCAGATCAGATTAAAAACATAGTTCAACATCAAGAGCATTTTCCAAGAAGAGAACAAGATGAGCATGAAGTTAAAGGTTACTATGCAGCTTTAATGCAAGTAGAAAAATGGGTAGCCCAAAATATAAAAATTACAGAGAGTATAATACAAATTATTCATGCTTTAGTTATGTCTAATGGCAAAACTAATGTTAAGCCTACAAAATATCGTGATGGACAAAATGTCATTAAAGATAGCGGGACAAAAAAAATTATTTATATGCCTCCGGAAGCAAAAGACGTAAAAAATCTTATGCACAATATGGTATTATGGATTAATAATAATGAGCTGCCTTTTCCTGTTATTGCAGCAATAGCTCATTATCAATTTGCAACTATACACCCTTATTATGACGGTAACGGTAGAACTGCAAGACTACTTACAACCTTAATACTTCATTTAGGAGGTTACGATCTTAAAGGCTTGTATTCTCTTGAAGAGTACTATGCTAAAAACCTAGGAGCTTATTATGAGGCTATTAGCATAGGACATCATAATTACTATATGGGGCATGCTGAAGCAGATATAACAGGCTGGGTAGAGTATTTTATAAATGGTATGGCTATATCTTTTGAAAAAGTACTTAATCAAATGCAAGAGGTAAGTAATAAAGAGCTTCCTGACATGAGTGCATTACTTAGAAAGCTTGATCCTAAACAGAGAAAAGTTTTAGAGCTTTTTAAGCAATTTGAAGTTGTAACTAGTAGTCAAATTGGTAAAGTTTTTGGTTTTAAACCTCGAACAAGTGCTAAGCTTTGTGCCGATTGGGTAGATCAGGGGTTTTTGAAAATAGTAGATTCTTCTAATAAAGGGAGAAAGTACGGTTTAGATGATAAATATAGTAAGTTAGTTTAG
- a CDS encoding ankyrin repeat domain-containing protein, translated as MFTQLIEAINKYYNPLNKIEEIENLISQMSAAELDKVDGNKCTALHLAVIRGQEKNCELLISKMSDEAINAVDKDGYTALHYVASNGNEKICKLLLSNMSKEAINSIDDAGHTALHFAASNGNEKICALLIKENSGLIDVADKNGNTAIHFAASNGNEKIYELLNINPKVINHFDKRGNTILHFAAVNGNEKIYELILGENSGLIDITNNDGHTILYSIASGGGQHTKYTKQLRAKPGIMLPNILKIVDNKGYCLIFQNRANNKLEEVYKLLIEKKPELLNTIDKDGNTALHLAIIHKQEKISELLIKENNLELLNAIDKNGNTALHLAASNGQEKTCNLLIEKNLNFLILLIKMVIQLYI; from the coding sequence ATGTTTACCCAATTAATAGAAGCAATAAATAAATATTATAATCCACTAAATAAAATAGAGGAAATAGAAAATCTAATCTCTCAAATGAGTGCTGCGGAATTAGATAAAGTTGATGGTAATAAATGTACGGCATTGCATTTAGCAGTTATTAGAGGGCAAGAAAAAAATTGTGAATTATTAATATCTAAAATGTCTGATGAAGCTATTAATGCTGTTGATAAAGACGGTTATACAGCTTTGCATTACGTAGCTAGTAATGGAAATGAAAAAATTTGCAAATTATTACTATCCAACATGTCTAAAGAAGCTATTAATTCTATTGATGATGCAGGTCATACAGCTCTACATTTTGCAGCTAGTAATGGAAATGAAAAAATCTGTGCATTACTCATAAAAGAAAATTCTGGTTTAATAGATGTAGCTGATAAAAACGGCAATACAGCTATACACTTTGCAGCTAGTAACGGAAATGAAAAAATTTATGAATTACTAAATATAAATCCCAAAGTAATCAATCATTTTGATAAAAGAGGCAATACAATTCTGCATTTTGCAGCTGTTAATGGAAATGAAAAAATTTATGAATTAATTTTAGGTGAAAATTCTGGACTAATTGATATCACTAATAATGATGGTCATACAATTTTATATTCAATAGCTAGTGGGGGAGGACAGCACACTAAGTATACTAAACAATTGAGAGCTAAACCAGGAATAATGCTCCCTAATATATTGAAAATTGTTGATAATAAGGGTTATTGTCTAATTTTCCAAAATAGAGCTAATAATAAACTAGAAGAAGTTTATAAATTACTTATAGAAAAAAAACCTGAACTTCTTAATACTATTGATAAAGATGGTAATACAGCTTTACATTTAGCAATTATTCATAAACAAGAAAAAATTTCTGAATTACTCATAAAAGAAAACAATCTTGAACTTCTTAATGCTATTGACAAAAACGGCAATACAGCTTTACACTTAGCAGCTAGTAATGGACAAGAAAAAACTTGTAATTTACTGATAGAAAAAAACCTGAACTTCTTAATACTATTGATAAAGATGGTAATACAGCTTTACATTTAG
- a CDS encoding ankyrin repeat domain-containing protein, whose product MDKDGNTALHLAIIHKQEKTCELLIKENSKLVDTITKNGYTTLHWAVNSGNEKICNLLIEQKPELLDITDKNGNTVLHLAATQRNEEICNLLIEKNPKFLEVIDNNSYTELLYAARNGIVKAYELLIKANPNFLDNIDDKGYTELHYAAQNGNFEIFKLIINRKPELLKTVDKQDNTVLHLAANSGQTKICELLINENLQITKSVNKGGRTALHLAASFYNARVNNIDFEICKLLTDKDPDLVNIVDNQGNTALHYAVKGTDRKEKVCRLLIEKNPQILDIKDYRGNTVLHKAVISGDGIICELLIKEHPQLINIKNIWGSTVLHYAVKRGLFMYDLIIKENPELIFVTDNNGRTILHYATEKPNEELCELLIKNNHQLINIVDNEGNTVLHKAASRGHMKSCELLISKMTYQLINQVNKHGYTALHCAAIGEQEKICELLIKEHPQLIDVIDNNGKTALDIAKSRNCNKIVELITTKLTQIQQEKQQAELLTKQQAKLEAQKAELLAIQKAEQEELQFKELLSTIRENNLEEAEKLAKDISGHILNNVDENSNTAALHLAIEQGLTEVARILIIKMSFEAINKINNNDQTALMQAASKGLKEISKLLMTQASREEISKAKILLEEYDKQHATFEERLVTFQEIVFKVISQLNNNNNISEQDKGKLQERINEIAKAVNTFTNKDDINAMIINMENSAKGEITIESIEILQRYLNHIIEQQILLNDKIRTEKLTEFDNKVTELTTKIKSSTTINEQDKNLMQNSIKEIVSKVQKLDDKSDIEEIAKNIEKLAENKITKARIAVLEEDVDQLITQQQNKLSLTTRNENQPENNLESSAEKIKQDKLSIFKEITAKVIANLENNNAITAGNKITMQNSINEIISRVPLLTDISYIEKITASMKELTTGKIEKGKLLDLKDEINATISMQTNEKANYMPILAVTKIIYDNPLLSNPKLLQAAAENKLSSDLIQEAINNNDEELILAGLVSVGYDITKIN is encoded by the coding sequence ATTGATAAAGATGGTAATACAGCTTTACATTTAGCAATTATTCATAAACAAGAAAAAACCTGTGAATTGCTCATAAAAGAAAACTCTAAACTAGTTGATACTATTACTAAAAATGGCTATACAACTCTGCATTGGGCAGTTAACAGTGGAAATGAAAAAATTTGTAATCTACTGATAGAACAAAAACCTGAACTTCTTGATATTACTGATAAAAATGGCAACACTGTACTACATTTAGCAGCCACCCAAAGAAATGAGGAAATTTGTAATTTACTAATAGAGAAAAATCCTAAGTTTCTTGAGGTTATAGATAATAATAGCTATACAGAGCTACTTTACGCAGCCAGAAATGGAATTGTAAAAGCTTACGAGTTACTAATAAAAGCAAATCCTAACTTTCTTGATAATATTGATGATAAAGGTTATACAGAACTACATTATGCAGCTCAAAATGGAAATTTTGAGATTTTTAAATTAATTATAAATAGAAAACCTGAATTACTTAAAACTGTTGATAAACAGGACAATACTGTCTTACATTTAGCAGCTAATAGTGGACAAACAAAAATTTGCGAACTACTTATAAACGAGAATCTTCAAATAACTAAGTCCGTGAATAAAGGAGGTCGTACCGCTCTGCATTTGGCAGCTAGTTTCTATAATGCTCGGGTAAATAACATAGATTTTGAAATTTGTAAATTATTGACGGATAAAGATCCTGATCTAGTTAATATTGTTGATAATCAAGGTAATACGGCTCTACATTATGCAGTTAAAGGAACAGATAGAAAAGAGAAAGTTTGTAGATTACTTATAGAAAAAAATCCTCAAATATTGGATATAAAGGACTATCGTGGTAATACTGTCTTACATAAAGCAGTTATTTCTGGAGACGGGATAATTTGTGAATTACTTATAAAAGAACATCCTCAATTAATTAATATAAAGAATATATGGGGTAGTACGGTTCTACATTATGCAGTTAAAAGAGGACTATTTATGTATGATTTAATAATAAAAGAAAATCCTGAACTAATTTTTGTTACTGACAATAATGGTCGTACAATTTTGCATTATGCTACTGAAAAACCAAATGAAGAACTATGTGAACTCCTAATAAAAAATAATCATCAATTAATTAATATAGTGGACAATGAGGGTAATACGGTTTTACACAAAGCAGCTTCTCGAGGACATATGAAGAGTTGTGAATTGCTTATATCCAAAATGACTTATCAGCTTATTAATCAAGTTAACAAACATGGCTATACAGCTCTGCATTGTGCAGCTATCGGCGAACAAGAAAAAATTTGTGAATTACTTATAAAAGAGCATCCTCAACTAATTGATGTCATTGATAATAATGGTAAAACAGCGTTGGATATAGCAAAATCAAGAAATTGCAATAAAATTGTCGAACTTATAACTACAAAATTAACTCAAATACAACAAGAAAAACAACAAGCTGAGTTATTAACTAAGCAGCAAGCAAAACTAGAGGCACAAAAAGCTGAGCTACTAGCAATACAGAAAGCAGAACAAGAAGAATTACAATTTAAAGAATTACTATCAACGATAAGAGAAAATAATCTAGAAGAAGCAGAGAAATTGGCTAAGGATATAAGCGGGCATATACTCAATAATGTTGATGAGAACTCTAATACCGCAGCATTACATTTAGCAATAGAACAAGGTTTAACTGAAGTAGCAAGAATATTAATAATTAAAATGTCTTTTGAAGCTATTAATAAAATTAATAATAATGACCAGACAGCATTAATGCAAGCGGCTAGCAAAGGTTTAAAAGAAATAAGTAAATTATTAATGACCCAAGCAAGTAGGGAAGAAATATCTAAAGCGAAAATTCTATTAGAGGAGTATGACAAACAGCACGCTACATTTGAAGAGAGATTAGTTACATTTCAAGAGATAGTATTCAAAGTAATTTCTCAACTAAATAATAACAATAATATTAGCGAACAAGATAAAGGAAAATTACAAGAAAGAATAAATGAGATAGCAAAAGCGGTAAATACTTTTACAAACAAAGATGACATAAATGCTATGATTATAAATATGGAAAACTCTGCAAAGGGTGAAATTACTATAGAAAGCATTGAAATTTTACAAAGATATTTAAACCACATAATAGAACAGCAGATTTTATTAAATGATAAAATACGCACGGAAAAACTTACTGAATTTGACAACAAAGTAACAGAGCTGACAACTAAAATAAAAAGCAGTACAACTATTAATGAACAAGATAAAAATTTAATGCAAAACAGTATAAAGGAAATTGTAAGTAAGGTACAGAAATTGGACGATAAAAGTGATATAGAAGAGATAGCTAAGAACATAGAAAAACTTGCTGAAAATAAAATTACTAAAGCAAGAATTGCAGTTTTAGAAGAGGATGTAGATCAATTAATAACACAACAACAAAATAAATTGAGTCTAACTACGAGAAATGAAAATCAACCTGAAAATAATTTAGAAAGTTCAGCTGAAAAAATAAAACAAGATAAGTTAAGTATATTCAAAGAAATAACAGCAAAGGTAATTGCTAATTTGGAAAACAATAATGCTATTACTGCAGGTAATAAAATTACAATGCAAAATTCTATAAATGAAATAATAAGCAGAGTACCGCTATTAACGGATATATCTTATATAGAGAAAATAACGGCTAGTATGAAAGAGCTTACAACAGGAAAAATTGAAAAAGGCAAACTTTTGGATTTAAAAGATGAAATCAATGCAACGATATCAATGCAAACGAATGAAAAAGCCAACTATATGCCAATACTTGCGGTAACAAAAATAATTTATGATAATCCGCTTTTGAGTAATCCAAAATTGTTGCAAGCTGCTGCAGAGAATAAATTAAGCTCTGATTTAATCCAAGAGGCAATTAATAATAATGATGAGGAGCTTATTTTAGCTGGATTAGTGAGTGTAGGATATGATATAACAAAAATTAATTAA
- a CDS encoding COQ9 family protein: MNIQEEHYTKKISFMQSLLELLPFNEWNDKIINEAEEKCGFAKGYSLILFPDGLAEIIKFFESYLDNITLESLNEQKVPNKIREKISLAVKTRIKAVLPIIHSKNAAYFALNPVQGTEVAFHSCDIIWQYAGDKSIDYNYYTKRGLLLSVYVSSILFYIQDDSENYINTDKFIDSSVENIVQAFTQMKKLLDPSNIPIVRMFT; the protein is encoded by the coding sequence ATGAATATTCAAGAAGAACACTACACAAAGAAAATAAGCTTCATGCAATCATTGCTAGAATTATTACCATTTAATGAATGGAATGACAAAATAATTAATGAAGCAGAAGAAAAATGTGGCTTTGCTAAGGGCTATAGTTTAATACTTTTTCCAGATGGATTAGCCGAAATAATAAAATTTTTTGAAAGCTATCTAGATAATATTACGTTAGAAAGTTTAAATGAGCAGAAAGTACCAAATAAAATTAGAGAAAAAATATCCTTAGCAGTAAAAACTAGAATTAAAGCTGTGTTACCTATTATTCATAGCAAGAATGCTGCATATTTCGCATTAAATCCTGTTCAAGGTACAGAAGTTGCATTCCACAGCTGTGATATTATTTGGCAATATGCTGGTGATAAATCGATTGATTATAATTATTATACTAAACGAGGCTTACTACTTTCAGTTTATGTATCATCTATTCTTTTTTATATTCAAGATGACTCAGAAAATTATATTAATACCGATAAATTTATTGATAGTTCTGTAGAAAATATTGTGCAAGCTTTCACGCAAATGAAAAAACTACTCGATCCTTCAAATATTCCAATAGTTAGGATGTTTACATAG
- the rpsU gene encoding 30S ribosomal protein S21, with protein sequence MILVNVHAGNCNNTLKNFKKKLQRELYFRKMKEQRYYEPKSVKRVRKAQEAVRRKRKFARKRMYEDYNF encoded by the coding sequence GTGATACTAGTAAATGTTCACGCCGGTAATTGTAATAATACGCTTAAGAATTTTAAGAAAAAGCTACAAAGAGAGCTTTATTTTCGTAAGATGAAAGAACAGCGTTACTACGAACCGAAGTCAGTAAAGCGTGTTCGTAAAGCACAAGAAGCTGTACGAAGAAAAAGAAAGTTTGCTCGTAAAAGAATGTACGAAGATTATAATTTCTAA
- the gltX gene encoding glutamate--tRNA ligase, protein MTNNVITRFAPSPTGFLHIGSARTALFNYLFAKHNNGKFLLRIEDTDKERSTEAAVEAIFSGLKWLGLNWDDEVVFQSKRNDLYKEAALKLLAEGKAYYCFTPQEEIEKQRQEALENKQHFIFNSRWRDKTPDTYPKDIKPVIRLKTPRTGSITINDTLQGDVVIENSHIDDMVLLRSDGTATYMLAVVVDDHDMGITHIIRGDDHLTNAARQIAIYNAFGYHVPSMTHIPLIHGADGAKLSKRHGALGVEAYKDMGYLPESLCNYLLRLGWSHGDDEIIQIDQAIEWFNLDSLGKSPAKLDFTKMNSLNSHYLRMLDEDSLITKILEILNRNYKVSEQEVNYIKCGLQGLLVRSETLLDLANLAKIYLIDTPIAYENDAKEIIENCDKNLLSNVIESLEKLEQFDKESVQSEFKKIATENSLKLNEVMKPVRALITGMVGSPSIFEIAEILGKENILKRLKVK, encoded by the coding sequence ATGACTAACAACGTGATTACTAGATTTGCTCCGTCACCGACGGGGTTTTTACATATAGGTTCAGCAAGAACGGCTTTATTCAATTATTTATTTGCTAAGCATAATAACGGCAAATTTCTATTACGTATTGAAGATACTGATAAAGAAAGATCAACAGAAGCAGCGGTAGAAGCCATATTTTCAGGACTGAAATGGCTAGGGCTTAATTGGGATGATGAAGTTGTATTCCAATCTAAACGCAATGATCTTTATAAGGAAGCAGCATTAAAGTTGCTTGCAGAGGGTAAGGCATATTATTGTTTTACGCCTCAGGAAGAAATAGAAAAGCAAAGACAAGAAGCTCTAGAAAATAAGCAGCATTTTATTTTTAATAGTAGGTGGCGAGATAAAACTCCTGATACTTACCCCAAAGATATAAAGCCAGTTATACGTTTAAAAACTCCTCGCACAGGCAGTATAACAATTAATGATACTTTGCAGGGTGACGTAGTAATTGAGAACTCTCACATTGATGATATGGTACTGCTGCGTAGTGATGGCACTGCTACTTACATGTTAGCCGTGGTGGTCGATGATCACGATATGGGCATAACTCATATTATTAGAGGTGATGATCATTTAACGAATGCTGCAAGGCAAATCGCTATATATAACGCTTTTGGTTACCACGTTCCAAGCATGACTCATATACCGCTAATTCATGGAGCAGATGGTGCTAAATTGTCTAAAAGGCATGGGGCTTTAGGTGTTGAAGCTTATAAGGATATGGGGTATTTGCCGGAAAGCTTATGTAATTATCTATTGCGTCTTGGTTGGAGTCATGGGGATGATGAGATTATCCAGATAGATCAAGCTATCGAATGGTTTAACCTAGATTCACTTGGTAAATCACCTGCAAAACTTGATTTTACTAAAATGAATAGTTTAAATAGCCATTATTTAAGAATGCTTGATGAAGATAGTTTAATTACTAAAATTTTAGAGATATTAAATCGAAATTATAAGGTCAGCGAGCAGGAAGTAAATTATATAAAATGTGGTCTACAAGGTTTATTAGTTAGAAGCGAAACCTTACTAGATTTAGCAAATCTTGCAAAAATTTATTTAATAGATACTCCTATTGCTTATGAAAATGATGCAAAGGAAATTATAGAAAATTGCGATAAAAATTTGCTTAGCAATGTTATAGAAAGCCTAGAAAAACTTGAGCAGTTTGATAAAGAATCAGTACAGTCTGAATTTAAGAAAATAGCAACAGAAAATAGTTTAAAGCTAAATGAAGTTATGAAGCCTGTGAGAGCTTTAATTACGGGTATGGTTGGCTCACCTAGCATATTTGAAATTGCTGAAATTTTAGGGAAAGAAAATATTTTAAAAAGGTTAAAAGTAAAATGA
- a CDS encoding metal ABC transporter permease, which translates to MVLIILALILISCIFAPIGCIALWKRYVYFGDGLAHSSFLAVSISIIAHFPLIYSGLIVAILFSIFVFIFQNNSEKNAVINLISSSMLAIALIINYFSSAQNNIVNLLFGDILSVAFDDLIVLAIMLIAIICFIAYFYNKILLIIINRDIAVIKGVKVNIIELLFLLILSISVFSAIKIVGVLMVTAVLLIPAMIARFMVGSPAMMIIISIFISLFINFCAATASFYFDLPLTPLVIIIGSLIYGGVYFSVIARKNWNY; encoded by the coding sequence ATGGTACTAATAATACTAGCCCTAATTTTAATTAGCTGCATATTTGCTCCCATTGGCTGCATAGCATTATGGAAAAGATACGTTTACTTTGGCGATGGGCTTGCTCATAGTAGCTTTCTTGCAGTCAGCATTAGTATTATCGCTCATTTTCCGTTAATATATTCAGGATTAATTGTTGCAATTCTTTTTTCAATTTTTGTATTTATCTTCCAAAATAATTCTGAAAAAAATGCAGTTATTAATTTAATTTCTAGCTCTATGCTGGCTATTGCTTTAATTATTAATTATTTTTCTTCTGCTCAAAACAATATAGTAAATTTACTGTTTGGCGATATTTTATCTGTAGCTTTTGATGATTTAATTGTGCTAGCAATAATGCTTATAGCTATTATATGCTTTATTGCATATTTTTATAATAAAATTCTTCTTATAATTATTAACAGAGATATTGCCGTAATTAAAGGCGTAAAAGTTAATATTATAGAACTACTATTTTTACTTATTTTATCTATCTCAGTATTTTCTGCAATTAAAATAGTTGGGGTTCTTATGGTGACAGCTGTGTTACTTATTCCTGCTATGATTGCAAGATTTATGGTAGGCAGCCCTGCTATGATGATTATAATATCAATTTTTATTTCGCTATTTATTAATTTCTGTGCTGCTACTGCCTCTTTTTATTTTGATCTACCTCTAACACCATTAGTTATAATAATTGGCTCGTTGATTTATGGGGGGGTGTATTTCTCTGTCATTGCGAGGAAAAATTGGAATTATTAA
- a CDS encoding invasion associated locus B family protein produces the protein MKNYIKKIIFVCSGLFVIAGVFVLFRVENVNASTAPKKYGAWNLNCNLNNEQKQICFLSQQINNTEKDKETEILAMYHIGYFNSDQSKKELKLIKVLPPNVQIPAGTVINSGEKNIAPGIYINCTINSCQAIATITQDDIEMILSNDNYLEFITADGKQAKITFIKHGLKEGLKVLEK, from the coding sequence ATGAAAAATTACATAAAGAAAATTATATTTGTTTGTAGCGGGTTATTTGTAATAGCTGGGGTTTTTGTATTATTTAGGGTGGAAAATGTTAATGCATCAACAGCACCTAAAAAATATGGAGCTTGGAATTTAAATTGTAATCTTAATAATGAACAAAAACAAATTTGCTTTTTATCACAACAAATTAATAATACCGAAAAAGATAAAGAGACAGAAATATTAGCAATGTACCATATTGGTTATTTCAATAGTGATCAAAGTAAAAAAGAATTAAAGCTAATTAAAGTACTACCGCCAAATGTTCAAATTCCTGCCGGCACAGTTATTAATAGTGGCGAGAAAAATATTGCACCAGGAATATATATAAATTGTACGATAAATAGTTGCCAAGCTATAGCTACTATTACACAAGATGATATTGAAATGATTTTATCAAATGATAATTATTTAGAGTTTATAACGGCTGATGGTAAACAAGCTAAAATTACATTTATAAAACATGGTTTGAAAGAGGGGCTAAAGGTTTTAGAGAAATAA
- a CDS encoding BPL-N domain-containing protein, whose amino-acid sequence MLEPEATRQQEQTVLNNTEYTPNIIYIYNDEGAGENSIKYVLDTLAKIATAYKISFINAQDILAKEWAKNAVLLVIPGGADIPYTKKLNGEGNKIIKEYVENGGSYLGFCAGAYYGSNFVEFDKNGALEILGERELAFFPDKSVGPILAKYDYKTNSGARAALLKVNMPDDNDFTNISVYYNGGGYFYNADSYKDVNVLAYYHIEKDNNYLPAIVEIKCDKGIAILSGVHFECSSKLLDVNDPYESKLLPKLEIEEENRIKFNISIFKRLGVRIE is encoded by the coding sequence ATGTTAGAACCAGAAGCCACGAGGCAGCAAGAACAAACGGTTTTAAATAATACAGAATATACGCCAAATATTATATACATATATAATGATGAGGGGGCGGGTGAAAATTCCATAAAGTATGTTCTTGATACCTTAGCAAAAATCGCTACTGCTTATAAAATTAGTTTTATAAATGCACAAGATATTTTAGCTAAAGAGTGGGCTAAAAATGCTGTTTTATTAGTAATACCTGGTGGTGCAGATATACCTTATACTAAAAAACTTAATGGTGAGGGAAATAAAATTATTAAAGAATATGTAGAAAATGGTGGAAGTTATTTAGGATTTTGTGCAGGAGCATATTATGGTTCTAATTTTGTTGAGTTTGATAAAAATGGTGCATTAGAGATTCTGGGTGAAAGGGAGTTAGCATTTTTCCCTGATAAATCTGTCGGTCCTATTCTTGCTAAATATGACTATAAAACAAATAGTGGAGCTAGAGCGGCACTACTCAAAGTAAACATGCCTGATGATAATGACTTCACTAATATAAGTGTTTATTATAATGGAGGAGGATACTTTTATAATGCTGATTCTTATAAAGATGTAAATGTATTAGCATATTATCATATTGAAAAAGATAATAATTATCTACCGGCGATCGTGGAAATTAAGTGCGATAAAGGAATAGCTATTCTTTCGGGGGTGCATTTTGAATGCTCTTCTAAATTATTAGATGTTAATGATCCATATGAATCAAAGTTATTGCCAAAATTAGAAATAGAAGAAGAAAATAGGATCAAATTTAATATTTCAATATTTAAAAGATTAGGCGTTAGAATTGAATAA